In a genomic window of Methanogenium sp. S4BF:
- a CDS encoding glucose-6-phosphate isomerase family protein — MELYRDIDLPEPQIRTIGQMRPVLAEAGCSASGPLYFMYRNLARTAEDRDWLTANRIRFDYTVIPPMSVCGEFAKTKGHYHPAAPDGTGYPELYQVLSGRAEYLLQTRDAADVIVVRAGPGDAVLVPPGYGHVTINPADTELCMVNLVSEEFSSEYAAYEEHRGAAYYHCTDGWIKNPRYPGAGPLTIRDAPEFPEAGIVHGREIYDLIGGDALGYLNDPGNYAALFRTLK; from the coding sequence ATGGAACTGTACCGGGACATCGATCTGCCCGAACCGCAGATACGAACAATAGGCCAGATGCGTCCGGTCCTTGCCGAGGCAGGGTGCAGTGCATCCGGCCCCCTCTATTTTATGTACCGGAACCTTGCCCGCACGGCAGAGGACCGGGACTGGCTGACCGCCAACAGGATACGGTTTGATTATACGGTCATTCCCCCGATGAGCGTATGCGGGGAATTTGCTAAGACCAAGGGCCATTATCACCCGGCAGCACCGGACGGCACCGGCTATCCCGAACTCTATCAGGTGCTCTCCGGCAGGGCTGAATACCTGCTTCAGACACGGGATGCAGCAGATGTGATTGTCGTACGGGCAGGGCCCGGCGATGCCGTCCTCGTTCCGCCGGGATACGGGCATGTCACCATCAATCCGGCAGATACTGAACTCTGCATGGTAAATCTGGTATCCGAAGAGTTTTCAAGTGAATATGCAGCGTATGAAGAACACCGGGGGGCGGCATACTACCACTGCACTGACGGGTGGATAAAGAATCCACGATATCCTGGTGCGGGTCCCCTTACCATACGGGATGCCCCGGAATTCCCTGAGGCGGGCATCGTCCACGGCAGGGAGATATACGATCTTATCGGCGGGGACGCCCTTGGCTACCTGAACGATCCCGGGAACTACGCGGCATTGTTTCGTACGTTAAAATAG
- a CDS encoding S-layer protein: MNFSRTAIIGIVLIVCLCAPVMAAEKVISGPPDLRVSIEGSNEYYPDTMVTIPVKVENIGTIDFSSQNPANVAREDRPNTAKNVVVTLGEGNAPVSVKTDAQLVGDIKGGARVQAPFEVRINDGAPAGTYVLPVTLEYTYLYQANEFSNDALKYEYRTKTDTLSLEVVIKPDVQATVLSADVVELNAGTEGYLTVSVKNSGQDTGQQATLVLSPVSGSPVTPTDGSFFIGEFAPGETVTAHFKVAASKDASGSSYPMNLAVTYENSEGDKVTSKLVTIGVPVGEEITFEVVSEAFTMYPAEKGTIEVVYKNTGGATAYDATSRISAVDPFTSNDDTAYLGDLAPGETATAYYQVSVSDDATIKTYGLDTEVRYKDSLKNSVISDPMKAEVTIQSRSGLGTIFTNPIFITVLLFVILGAGYYLYQQRKQKQQ; the protein is encoded by the coding sequence ATGAATTTTTCACGTACTGCAATCATAGGAATTGTCCTCATTGTGTGCCTCTGCGCACCGGTGATGGCAGCAGAGAAAGTGATCTCCGGACCACCGGATCTGCGTGTCAGTATCGAGGGCAGCAATGAATACTATCCTGATACCATGGTAACGATCCCGGTGAAGGTGGAGAACATCGGGACCATTGACTTCTCCTCACAGAATCCGGCAAATGTGGCCCGTGAAGACCGGCCGAACACCGCAAAGAACGTGGTTGTCACCCTCGGCGAGGGGAATGCCCCGGTCTCCGTCAAGACTGATGCACAGCTGGTGGGCGACATTAAAGGCGGTGCACGCGTGCAGGCGCCATTTGAGGTCAGAATCAACGATGGTGCGCCAGCAGGAACCTACGTTTTGCCGGTCACCCTGGAATACACATACCTCTATCAGGCAAATGAGTTCAGCAATGACGCACTGAAGTATGAATACCGGACTAAAACAGATACCCTCTCCCTTGAAGTCGTCATCAAACCGGATGTGCAGGCCACCGTACTCTCGGCAGATGTCGTTGAACTCAATGCCGGCACGGAAGGCTATCTGACCGTTTCCGTAAAAAACAGCGGACAGGACACGGGACAGCAGGCGACACTCGTTCTCTCACCGGTCTCCGGAAGCCCGGTCACCCCGACCGACGGCAGTTTCTTTATCGGTGAGTTCGCCCCCGGCGAAACAGTAACAGCGCACTTCAAGGTAGCCGCATCAAAGGATGCCTCCGGCTCATCCTATCCGATGAATCTCGCTGTCACCTATGAGAACAGTGAAGGCGACAAAGTCACCTCAAAGCTGGTGACCATCGGTGTCCCGGTCGGAGAGGAGATAACTTTCGAGGTAGTCTCTGAGGCATTTACGATGTATCCGGCAGAGAAGGGCACGATTGAAGTGGTTTACAAAAACACCGGCGGTGCCACTGCCTATGATGCCACCTCCCGTATCAGTGCCGTTGACCCGTTCACGAGCAATGACGACACTGCATACCTCGGGGACCTGGCACCCGGTGAAACGGCAACAGCCTATTATCAGGTCAGCGTCTCTGATGATGCCACCATCAAGACCTATGGACTGGACACTGAGGTCCGGTACAAGGACTCCCTGAAAAACAGTGTCATCTCAGACCCGATGAAGGCTGAAGTGACCATCCAGAGCAGAAGCGGCCTTGGAACCATCTTCACGAACCCCATTTTCATCACGGTGCTGCTCTTCGTAATCCTTGGTGCCGGGTACTATCTATATCAACAGCGGAAACAGAAACAACAATAA
- a CDS encoding helix-turn-helix domain-containing protein: MAKTAPSTSMIQEHLKSLGLTKYESLVYIALLQVDGATATEIHEISGVPRASVYPVLDKLSKKQLVNISTTSPKRFAATPPDEAIDGLIAHITQDSAEVKKELSAIYDERVSMNHAERQEMIWSIHGAENIGSRAVDLIRSAESEVAILSGNTILTAPIQEAISALGPEVTVEIATAGGRERHDIPPNARELVIGMVPHPESFPGEKKPPCIIIVDHRRVMAFVHDDANVLSALYSESPAFFSLFAGYWSFVKGHVSTP; the protein is encoded by the coding sequence ATGGCTAAGACTGCCCCCAGCACCTCAATGATACAGGAACACCTGAAATCCCTCGGCCTGACAAAATATGAGAGCCTCGTCTATATCGCACTCCTTCAGGTCGACGGCGCGACAGCAACCGAAATACACGAGATTTCCGGAGTGCCGCGGGCATCCGTCTATCCCGTTCTTGACAAACTCAGCAAAAAACAGCTGGTCAATATCTCAACCACCTCCCCGAAACGCTTTGCAGCCACCCCCCCGGATGAAGCCATAGACGGCCTTATCGCGCACATCACACAGGACTCTGCTGAAGTCAAAAAGGAGCTTTCTGCCATCTATGATGAGCGTGTCAGCATGAACCATGCAGAACGGCAGGAGATGATCTGGAGCATCCACGGCGCAGAGAATATCGGCAGCCGGGCGGTTGACCTGATACGGTCTGCAGAATCAGAAGTGGCCATATTAAGCGGCAACACCATCCTGACGGCGCCCATCCAGGAGGCGATCAGCGCTCTTGGCCCGGAGGTAACAGTGGAGATTGCCACCGCAGGCGGCCGGGAAAGGCATGACATCCCCCCGAATGCACGGGAACTGGTAATAGGAATGGTCCCGCATCCCGAGAGTTTTCCGGGGGAGAAGAAGCCGCCCTGCATCATCATCGTCGACCACCGGCGGGTGATGGCATTTGTGCATGATGATGCCAATGTCCTCAGCGCACTCTATTCAGAGTCACCGGCGTTTTTCAGTCTCTTTGCCGGGTACTGGAGTTTTGTCAAAGGGCATGTATCCACCCCCTGA
- a CDS encoding NAD(P)/FAD-dependent oxidoreductase: protein MGVAVIGGGPAGRIAAMRLAAHGKEVILFDKRPEGLGGQCLHEGCMVICAQNDAARACEETRTLHRFGITDTAPRIDYACLQEKMAGIQETIAGVLDTETREAGVTVVCEDARVEGKRVYAGGKEYAAEAVLIATGSVPRIPAIPGTGLSEVYTAHSLSRLRRSPRRMVIIGSGVIAVEYAYIFHAAGAEVEIVARSTLLRGFPGPLVKGAKKDLEGVRIHEETETIAIEGTGAGAATGVRVRTGGSEELIPCDTVLIAAGLIPRTDGISGIALGPNGEIRVNERMETSVPGVYAAGDVTGPPYLTPVARREGRTAADAILGLPLKPAPACIPQSIRLRHEHSIALHPDADEKGIIIPSPAGPGSFWLVPERNTGRSLLMTDTTTGRMTGFYEAAPQSSSAAGYLAYLINREFSVDEMDMFTEVHPSTEGVAWLMRYCAEQREDR from the coding sequence ATGGGAGTGGCAGTCATCGGCGGAGGGCCTGCGGGACGGATTGCAGCGATGCGCCTTGCCGCACACGGAAAAGAGGTCATCCTCTTTGACAAACGGCCGGAGGGGCTGGGCGGCCAGTGCCTCCACGAGGGCTGCATGGTCATCTGTGCCCAGAATGATGCGGCCCGCGCCTGTGAGGAGACACGGACACTGCACCGGTTCGGGATCACCGACACCGCACCCCGGATTGACTATGCCTGCCTGCAGGAGAAGATGGCAGGCATTCAGGAGACAATAGCAGGCGTTCTTGACACCGAAACCAGGGAGGCAGGCGTCACCGTCGTCTGTGAAGACGCCCGCGTGGAGGGAAAACGGGTCTATGCAGGCGGCAAAGAGTATGCAGCGGAGGCAGTCCTGATTGCCACCGGATCGGTTCCCCGCATCCCTGCCATTCCGGGAACCGGCCTTTCAGAGGTGTATACCGCCCATTCCCTCTCCCGCCTCAGGCGTTCCCCCCGGCGGATGGTCATCATCGGCAGCGGCGTTATCGCGGTCGAGTATGCATACATCTTCCATGCCGCAGGGGCAGAAGTGGAGATCGTGGCACGAAGCACCCTTCTCCGGGGATTTCCCGGCCCGCTGGTGAAAGGTGCCAAAAAGGACCTTGAAGGGGTCCGGATCCACGAGGAGACGGAGACTATTGCCATTGAAGGCACCGGCGCAGGTGCCGCCACCGGTGTCCGGGTCAGGACCGGAGGGAGCGAAGAGCTAATTCCCTGCGACACCGTGCTGATTGCAGCAGGGCTTATTCCCCGGACAGACGGGATTTCCGGCATCGCGCTCGGACCGAACGGAGAAATCCGGGTGAACGAACGGATGGAGACGAGTGTTCCCGGCGTGTATGCGGCGGGCGATGTAACAGGCCCCCCGTATCTCACCCCCGTGGCACGGCGGGAAGGCCGCACTGCAGCAGACGCCATTCTCGGGCTGCCCCTGAAGCCCGCACCCGCCTGTATTCCGCAGTCAATCAGGCTGCGCCATGAACATTCCATCGCTCTTCACCCGGATGCGGATGAAAAGGGCATCATAATCCCCTCTCCGGCAGGACCGGGATCATTCTGGCTTGTCCCCGAGCGCAATACCGGCCGGTCCCTTCTGATGACAGACACCACAACCGGGAGGATGACCGGATTTTATGAAGCGGCACCACAGTCATCGTCTGCCGCAGGCTACCTGGCATACCTGATAAACAGGGAGTTCAGTGTGGATGAGATGGACATGTTTACCGAAGTGCACCCCTCGACGGAAGGAGTGGCATGGCTGATGCGATATTGTGCAGAACAGCGGGAAGACAGATAA
- a CDS encoding MIP/aquaporin family protein has translation MASLMKRSVAELVGTMLLVYFGCGAAVITLTTAARESGPLQSLTIGSLGGLGDWLAIGLAFGIVIAAVIYGLGRVSGAHINPAVTIALFASRRFPVTDTVSYIVAQLVGGLLGSIFFYLSVGMDAVTIGGLGATAPAPGITFGMAVLAEVIGTFVLMMVIMGVAVDEKAPPGFAGLIIGLTVAGIITTIGGVTGSSLNPARSFGPAMGDLLLGGPDVMGAFPIYIVGPIIGALVAVFFYDWIVKED, from the coding sequence ATGGCCTCCCTCATGAAACGTTCAGTGGCTGAACTGGTCGGTACCATGCTGCTGGTCTACTTCGGCTGTGGGGCAGCAGTGATCACCCTGACGACTGCCGCACGGGAGTCGGGTCCGCTCCAGTCTCTGACAATCGGTTCACTGGGGGGGCTCGGGGACTGGCTGGCTATTGGTCTTGCCTTCGGTATTGTGATAGCTGCTGTTATCTATGGTCTTGGCCGGGTATCGGGCGCTCACATTAATCCGGCGGTGACGATTGCCCTCTTTGCCTCCAGAAGGTTCCCTGTCACTGATACGGTGTCATATATCGTTGCGCAGCTGGTGGGTGGGCTTCTGGGGAGTATCTTCTTCTACCTCTCGGTAGGGATGGATGCTGTCACCATTGGCGGGCTTGGAGCGACCGCACCCGCACCGGGTATTACGTTCGGGATGGCGGTTCTTGCAGAAGTCATCGGCACCTTTGTCCTGATGATGGTCATCATGGGGGTGGCGGTCGATGAAAAAGCACCCCCGGGATTTGCCGGTCTGATCATCGGCCTTACGGTCGCAGGTATCATCACCACCATTGGTGGGGTGACCGGTTCTTCCCTGAACCCTGCCCGCAGTTTCGGTCCTGCGATGGGTGATCTTCTCCTGGGCGGACCTGATGTGATGGGAGCATTCCCCATCTATATTGTCGGCCCCATCATCGGAGCACTTGTTGCTGTATTCTTCTACGACTGGATCGTAAAAGAGGACTAA
- a CDS encoding DUF2180 family protein: MKCYVCAKEGRDTDAVAVCIVCGMGLCMDHAIREENDVWEGGYPFPAKKIKQRLPRILCPECSLALKGDG, from the coding sequence ATGAAGTGCTATGTATGCGCAAAAGAGGGCAGGGATACCGATGCTGTAGCCGTATGTATCGTCTGCGGGATGGGGCTCTGCATGGATCATGCAATCCGTGAGGAGAATGATGTCTGGGAAGGCGGGTATCCGTTCCCGGCAAAAAAGATAAAACAGCGTCTCCCGCGTATCCTCTGCCCCGAGTGTTCTCTTGCATTGAAAGGAGATGGGTGA
- a CDS encoding DUF2193 domain-containing protein, producing MEVKNIYEKMVDEAMGAQWADVNVLKEKRGKEFHVTDGKAYVDAVNKMTVGEGQSKAVIDLHVKSVNAHYDTLTGLTNYVKPEDDPFVEHYQTPVMLEILCDHDEKFRKSVETFIAKIGDMNAMIGLESARRYAGFYGPTCVVDFAMIPGSTSNVVNQILKKTDIPADHKKTLLAAKSWGMNTSYGVGEVFAQSVEGGDTLAAAVDKEIAMLKGIYENPVEAQAKLMDSLGMDSFDPRKYMAEYRKKMEPVVKAAVDDGVHYANIVTIPAYCVGDIAHHIAQSTFNMCKDDMVMGIIEGVTQVVDSSLRAAIPKFKNPGQVLALATGSGAAAAECLLEMDGFNGPSVVEFLTRRFHNYVQLYPTRGAAAELHNCDFMDMVHRGWGIIDRARKMKAGTGADLKPNVSGLPIDLGPLMAHDVINNPQRYVYPACAITVRFAAMMSLADYPCLLTSEPVTATMMTNVIALDKATPAAPVRACKNCASASLVDFRHQYCEYREAV from the coding sequence ATGGAAGTGAAAAACATATATGAAAAGATGGTTGACGAGGCCATGGGCGCCCAGTGGGCCGACGTCAATGTTCTGAAAGAGAAGAGAGGAAAGGAATTCCATGTGACGGACGGAAAGGCGTACGTCGATGCAGTGAACAAGATGACGGTGGGCGAAGGTCAGTCGAAGGCCGTTATTGACCTGCACGTGAAGTCGGTGAATGCCCACTACGATACCCTGACGGGACTCACAAACTACGTAAAGCCTGAGGATGACCCCTTTGTCGAGCACTACCAGACACCGGTGATGCTTGAAATCCTCTGTGATCATGACGAAAAATTCCGCAAGAGTGTGGAGACGTTCATTGCAAAGATTGGCGATATGAATGCGATGATCGGCCTTGAATCCGCCCGCAGATATGCCGGATTCTACGGGCCGACCTGTGTGGTTGACTTTGCGATGATTCCCGGTTCCACCAGCAATGTAGTGAACCAGATCCTCAAAAAGACCGACATCCCTGCAGATCACAAAAAGACGCTCCTTGCAGCCAAATCCTGGGGTATGAACACCTCATATGGGGTGGGGGAGGTCTTTGCACAGTCTGTTGAAGGCGGTGACACCCTTGCTGCGGCCGTTGATAAGGAGATTGCCATGCTAAAGGGTATTTACGAAAACCCGGTCGAGGCACAGGCCAAACTGATGGACAGCCTTGGCATGGACTCGTTTGATCCACGGAAGTACATGGCGGAATACCGCAAAAAGATGGAGCCCGTCGTAAAAGCAGCGGTTGACGATGGCGTGCACTATGCCAATATCGTAACAATTCCTGCCTACTGTGTGGGTGACATCGCTCACCATATCGCACAGTCCACGTTCAACATGTGCAAGGATGACATGGTGATGGGCATCATCGAAGGCGTGACCCAGGTGGTGGACTCTTCCCTGCGTGCCGCGATTCCAAAGTTCAAGAACCCCGGTCAGGTGCTCGCTCTTGCCACCGGCAGTGGTGCCGCCGCAGCGGAGTGCCTGCTTGAAATGGACGGGTTCAACGGGCCGTCTGTCGTTGAATTCCTGACCCGCCGGTTCCACAACTATGTCCAGCTCTACCCGACACGCGGTGCTGCAGCCGAACTGCACAACTGCGACTTCATGGACATGGTCCACCGTGGCTGGGGTATCATTGACCGGGCACGCAAGATGAAGGCAGGGACCGGGGCTGACCTGAAACCGAATGTGAGCGGCCTCCCCATTGACCTCGGGCCGCTCATGGCCCATGATGTGATCAACAATCCGCAGCGGTATGTCTATCCGGCCTGTGCCATCACGGTCCGGTTTGCTGCAATGATGAGCCTTGCTGATTACCCGTGCCTGCTCACATCCGAACCGGTCACCGCGACGATGATGACCAATGTCATCGCCCTCGACAAGGCGACGCCGGCAGCACCGGTCCGTGCATGCAAGAACTGCGCCTCGGCCTCACTCGTCGACTTCAGGCACCAGTACTGTGAGTACCGTGAGGCGGTGTGA